The following proteins are co-located in the Microvirga ossetica genome:
- a CDS encoding HNH endonuclease produces MEADYPYAAFNASRGTSYKDRIEERYHFSEQLLKPARMSVGKRIVYYEPRRADKGRGRNIYFATARVLKVVPDDETGLSDHYFALVDQFLPFQRPVPLRRPDGTYWESRIKHPSSAKGLLQNSIRGLPAQDFAHIVIAGLGELFDQSKVALHDLDDALRDPETGELLRLAPGERERRVEQYLINRSVRDAMFRLNVREAYGYRCAVTGLEIRNGGGRPEVHAAHIWAVEDGGPDMVQNGIALSQTFHWMFDRGLIGIRADYSLILSHNKVPPELRGLIGERERQILLPQDRALHPDPYFLAKHRAKHCL; encoded by the coding sequence GTGGAGGCGGATTATCCCTACGCAGCCTTCAATGCGTCGCGGGGCACATCTTACAAGGATCGAATCGAGGAGCGGTATCATTTCTCCGAGCAGCTCCTGAAACCCGCCCGGATGTCAGTGGGCAAGCGGATTGTCTATTACGAGCCCCGGCGTGCCGACAAAGGCCGTGGCCGCAATATTTACTTTGCCACAGCTCGGGTGCTGAAGGTTGTCCCAGACGACGAGACCGGACTCTCAGACCACTACTTCGCGCTCGTTGACCAATTCCTGCCGTTCCAGCGCCCAGTGCCACTCCGGCGCCCCGATGGCACTTACTGGGAGAGTCGGATTAAGCACCCGTCCAGCGCCAAGGGACTGCTGCAGAACTCAATTCGAGGCCTACCGGCTCAGGATTTCGCCCACATTGTGATTGCAGGTCTCGGCGAGCTCTTTGACCAGTCCAAGGTGGCACTGCATGATCTGGACGACGCCCTGCGGGATCCGGAGACAGGAGAACTCCTACGCCTTGCTCCTGGCGAGCGCGAGCGACGCGTTGAGCAGTACCTCATCAATCGCTCGGTGCGAGACGCTATGTTCCGCCTGAATGTGCGGGAAGCCTATGGTTATCGGTGCGCCGTCACAGGGCTGGAGATCCGGAACGGCGGTGGTCGTCCCGAGGTACATGCCGCTCACATCTGGGCGGTGGAGGACGGTGGGCCGGACATGGTCCAGAACGGCATTGCCCTAAGCCAAACCTTCCACTGGATGTTCGACCGGGGCCTGATCGGCATTCGAGCCGACTATTCGTTGATCCTTTCACATAACAAGGTGCCGCCGGAGCTTCGCGGCCTGATCGGTGAGCGGGAGAGACAGATTCTCTTGCCGCAGGATCGAGCTCTTCACCCCGACCCGTATTTCCTGGCGAAGCACCGGGCAAAGCACTGCTTGTAA
- a CDS encoding patatin-like phospholipase family protein, translating into MNLPIPNPRPKLGLALSGGGIRAAVFHLGVLRRLAEENLLESVSHLSTVSGGSLVTAAIFAHSEWVWPASVAYRSEVYPKLRDLLTSRDLFSFAAVGWLGAVRHSHRVAFNRADLLARLLESSWGITAMLSDLPVHPIWAINTTCIETGKNWRFSQREMGDWTFGRHYNPSYKVAAAAAASAAVPYAIGALAFDLPSEGWHRTDPATRTPLAKTTPAMPRVRLWDGGAYENLGLEFLYKPGAQLKECDLLICSDASGPLRPPVGLLQRLRPEGLSSPRLFNIASDQIRALRSRMLVRDFEAGTIRGALIKMGNSVRDIDIQVKRGRDDYDLYLSDEESRLALTHPTDLKAPSKDLFDRIARHGFEAADATLSVRLPTEFPQPYAWSA; encoded by the coding sequence ATGAACCTTCCGATCCCTAACCCGCGTCCGAAGTTGGGTTTGGCCCTCTCAGGTGGCGGTATCAGAGCTGCGGTGTTTCATCTGGGGGTCCTCCGTCGATTGGCGGAGGAAAACCTGCTGGAAAGCGTTTCTCATCTCTCGACTGTCTCAGGCGGGAGCCTCGTGACGGCGGCTATCTTCGCGCACTCCGAGTGGGTGTGGCCAGCGTCTGTGGCCTATCGCTCTGAAGTCTATCCAAAACTCCGAGACCTCCTGACCTCTCGGGACCTATTCAGCTTTGCGGCCGTTGGCTGGCTCGGCGCGGTCCGACACAGTCACCGCGTCGCCTTCAATCGCGCCGATCTGCTTGCAAGGCTCCTCGAAAGCAGTTGGGGGATCACTGCGATGCTTTCGGACCTTCCGGTCCACCCGATCTGGGCGATTAACACGACCTGCATCGAGACAGGCAAAAATTGGAGGTTCTCCCAGCGAGAGATGGGTGACTGGACCTTTGGGAGGCACTACAACCCTTCCTACAAGGTCGCCGCGGCTGCTGCGGCTTCGGCAGCCGTGCCCTACGCCATTGGCGCTCTTGCGTTCGATCTCCCATCGGAGGGCTGGCACCGGACTGATCCGGCCACGAGGACCCCACTCGCGAAAACAACTCCTGCAATGCCGCGGGTACGCTTGTGGGACGGAGGGGCTTACGAGAACCTGGGGCTGGAGTTCCTCTATAAGCCGGGCGCACAACTGAAGGAGTGCGACCTGTTGATCTGCAGCGATGCGTCGGGGCCCCTACGTCCGCCGGTTGGATTGCTGCAAAGACTTCGCCCAGAAGGGCTCTCGTCCCCCAGGCTGTTTAATATTGCCAGCGATCAAATCCGCGCGCTGCGGTCTCGGATGCTGGTCCGAGACTTCGAGGCCGGAACCATTCGAGGGGCGCTCATCAAAATGGGCAACTCGGTGCGCGATATCGACATCCAGGTCAAACGCGGCCGCGACGACTACGACCTTTACCTCTCGGACGAGGAAAGCCGGCTCGCGCTCACGCATCCCACCGATCTGAAGGCTCCCTCAAAGGATCTCTTCGACCGGATCGCCCGTCATGGCTTTGAGGCTGCCGATGCGACCCTTTCGGTCCGCCTTCCTACCGAGTTCCCCCAACCCTATGCCTGGTCAGCCTGA
- a CDS encoding vitamin B12-dependent ribonucleotide reductase has translation MRIERRYTKTGQSPYSSLAFRLATSEIRNPDGSVVFKLENIEVPETWSQVASDVLAQKYFRKAGVPARLKKVEENDVPSWLWRSVPDEAALASLPEDQRLGSEISSKQVFDRLAGCWTYWGWKGGYFSSEEDAQAFYDELRFMLANQMVAPNSPQWFNTGLHWAYGIDGPGQGHYYVDYKTGKLTKSKSSYEHPQPHACFIQGVEDDLVNDGGIMDLWVREARLFKYGSGTGSNFSKLRGEGEKLSGGGRSSGLMSFLKIGDRAAGAIKSGGTTRRAAKMVVVDVDHPDIESYIDWKVKEEQKVAALVTGSKLAAKHLKAIMKACVNCEAEGDACFDPEKNPALKKEIRQARRVMIPDNSIKRVIQFAKQGYTEIDFPVYDTDWDSEAYLTVSGQNSNNSVSLTDDFLRAVESDADWHLTARKDGKVVKTLKARDLWEQIGHAAWASADPGLHFNTTMNDWHTSPAGGRIRASNPCSEYMFLDDTACNLASANLLQFFDRQNHKFDAESFEHACRLWTVVLEISVMMAQFPSKEIAQLSYEYRTLGLGFANIGGLLMTMGLPYDSDAGRALGGALTAIMTGVSYATSAEMAGELGPFPNYKANAKHMLRVIRNHRRAAHGLSDGYEGLAVNPVPLDHASCPDQDLVVHAKSVWDRALELGEKNGYRNAQSTVIAPTGTIGLVMDCDTTGIEPDFALVKFKKLAGGGYFKIINRAVPDALRALGYRESEIAEIEAYAVGHGSMKQAPAVNPGSLRSKGFSDEKIDAVEKGLKSAFDIKFVFNRWTLGEDFLTGTLKVPAEKLNDPSFDLLTFLGYSKADIEAANIHICGAMTLEGAPFLKTEHYAVFDCANPCGKIGKRYLSVESHIRMMAASQPFISGAISKTINMPNDATVEDCKNAYMLSWKLALKANALYRDGSKLSQPLNSALIADEDEDAEDAAETLAALPAAAKAAHVSEKIVEKIVERVVAMRDREKMPDRRKGYTQKAVVGGHKVYLRTGEYDDGRLGEIFIDMHKEGAAFRAMMNNFAIAISLGLQYGVPLEEYVEAFTFTRFEPAGFVQGNERIKSATSILDYVFRELAVSYLSRNDLAHVDPSEAGPTTIGSGEAQSKAPEPAPATAIVSRGFVRGNSDRLMLIPGGGGSATGIGQRSPGLTVGANALKGELAPAAAAVEETVGEAEMSKLAFAAPAPSMADKRAEAKMKGYVGESCPECANFTLVRNGTCLKCDTCGGTTGCS, from the coding sequence ATGCGGATCGAGCGGCGTTATACCAAAACCGGACAATCGCCTTATTCCTCCCTCGCCTTCCGGCTCGCCACGAGCGAGATCCGCAATCCGGATGGCTCGGTCGTCTTCAAGCTCGAGAACATCGAGGTGCCGGAGACCTGGAGCCAGGTGGCCTCCGACGTGCTGGCCCAGAAGTATTTCCGCAAGGCCGGCGTCCCGGCCCGCCTGAAGAAGGTCGAGGAAAACGACGTCCCCTCCTGGCTGTGGCGCTCCGTGCCCGACGAGGCGGCGCTCGCATCCCTCCCCGAGGACCAGCGCCTCGGCTCCGAGATCTCCTCCAAGCAGGTCTTCGACCGCTTGGCCGGCTGCTGGACCTATTGGGGCTGGAAGGGCGGCTACTTCTCCTCCGAGGAGGATGCCCAGGCCTTTTATGACGAGCTGCGCTTCATGCTCGCCAACCAGATGGTCGCGCCGAACTCGCCGCAATGGTTCAACACCGGCCTGCACTGGGCCTACGGCATCGACGGCCCCGGCCAGGGCCACTATTACGTGGATTACAAGACCGGCAAGCTGACCAAGTCCAAGTCGTCCTACGAACACCCGCAGCCGCATGCCTGCTTCATCCAGGGCGTCGAGGACGACCTGGTGAACGACGGCGGCATCATGGACCTGTGGGTGCGCGAGGCGCGCCTGTTCAAGTACGGCTCCGGCACCGGCTCCAACTTCTCCAAGCTGCGCGGCGAGGGCGAGAAGCTCTCCGGCGGCGGGCGCTCGTCGGGCCTCATGAGCTTCCTCAAGATCGGCGACCGGGCCGCCGGCGCGATCAAGTCGGGCGGCACCACGCGCCGCGCGGCGAAGATGGTCGTGGTCGACGTCGATCACCCGGATATCGAGAGCTATATCGACTGGAAGGTGAAGGAAGAGCAGAAGGTCGCGGCGCTCGTCACCGGCTCCAAGCTCGCCGCCAAGCACCTCAAGGCCATCATGAAGGCCTGCGTGAATTGCGAGGCCGAGGGCGATGCCTGCTTCGATCCGGAGAAGAACCCGGCTCTGAAGAAAGAGATCAGACAAGCCCGCCGGGTCATGATCCCGGACAATTCCATCAAGCGCGTCATCCAGTTCGCCAAGCAAGGCTACACCGAGATCGACTTCCCCGTTTACGACACGGATTGGGACTCGGAAGCCTACCTCACGGTCTCAGGCCAGAACTCCAACAACTCCGTCTCGCTCACCGACGACTTCCTCCGGGCCGTCGAGAGCGATGCCGATTGGCACCTCACCGCCCGCAAGGACGGCAAGGTCGTGAAGACCCTCAAGGCCCGCGACCTGTGGGAGCAGATCGGCCATGCCGCCTGGGCCTCGGCGGATCCGGGCCTGCACTTCAACACCACCATGAACGACTGGCACACCAGCCCCGCCGGCGGACGCATCCGGGCGTCGAACCCCTGCTCGGAATACATGTTCCTGGACGACACGGCGTGCAATCTGGCATCGGCCAACCTGCTGCAGTTCTTCGACCGGCAGAACCACAAGTTCGACGCCGAGTCCTTCGAGCATGCCTGCCGCCTGTGGACGGTGGTGCTCGAAATCTCGGTGATGATGGCGCAGTTCCCATCGAAGGAGATCGCGCAGCTTTCCTACGAGTACCGCACGCTGGGCCTCGGCTTCGCGAACATCGGCGGCCTGCTCATGACCATGGGCCTGCCCTACGATTCCGACGCCGGCCGTGCCCTCGGCGGCGCGCTCACCGCGATCATGACCGGCGTGTCCTATGCCACCTCCGCCGAGATGGCGGGCGAGCTCGGGCCCTTCCCGAACTACAAGGCCAACGCCAAGCACATGCTGCGCGTGATCCGCAACCATCGCCGCGCGGCGCATGGCCTGTCGGATGGCTATGAGGGCCTCGCCGTCAACCCGGTGCCGCTCGATCACGCCTCCTGCCCCGATCAGGATCTCGTCGTCCATGCCAAGTCCGTCTGGGACCGCGCCCTGGAACTCGGCGAAAAGAACGGCTACCGCAACGCGCAATCCACCGTCATCGCGCCCACCGGCACGATCGGCCTCGTGATGGATTGCGACACCACCGGCATCGAGCCCGACTTCGCGCTCGTGAAATTCAAGAAGCTCGCCGGCGGCGGCTACTTCAAGATCATCAACCGGGCCGTGCCCGATGCGCTGCGCGCGCTCGGCTACCGCGAATCCGAAATCGCCGAGATCGAGGCCTACGCGGTCGGCCACGGCTCCATGAAGCAGGCTCCCGCCGTCAACCCCGGCTCGCTTCGCTCCAAGGGTTTCTCGGACGAGAAGATCGACGCGGTGGAGAAGGGCCTGAAATCGGCCTTCGACATCAAGTTCGTCTTCAACCGCTGGACTCTCGGCGAGGATTTTCTGACCGGCACGCTCAAAGTCCCGGCGGAAAAACTCAACGATCCGTCCTTCGACCTGCTCACCTTCCTCGGCTACTCGAAGGCCGACATCGAGGCCGCGAACATCCACATCTGCGGAGCGATGACTCTTGAGGGAGCACCCTTCCTCAAGACCGAGCATTACGCGGTGTTCGATTGCGCCAACCCGTGCGGCAAGATCGGCAAGCGCTATCTCTCGGTCGAGAGCCACATCCGCATGATGGCGGCCTCGCAGCCCTTCATCTCGGGTGCGATCTCCAAGACCATCAACATGCCCAACGACGCCACCGTCGAGGATTGCAAGAACGCCTACATGCTGTCCTGGAAGCTGGCGCTCAAGGCGAACGCCCTCTACCGCGACGGCTCCAAGCTCTCGCAGCCGCTGAACTCCGCCCTCATCGCCGATGAGGACGAGGATGCGGAGGATGCCGCCGAGACCCTGGCCGCCCTCCCCGCCGCGGCAAAAGCGGCCCACGTGTCGGAGAAGATCGTCGAAAAGATCGTCGAGCGCGTGGTCGCCATGCGCGACCGCGAAAAGATGCCCGACCGCCGCAAGGGCTACACCCAGAAGGCCGTCGTCGGCGGCCACAAGGTGTACCTGCGCACCGGCGAATACGACGACGGACGCCTCGGCGAGATCTTCATCGACATGCACAAGGAAGGCGCCGCCTTCCGTGCGATGATGAACAACTTCGCCATCGCCATCTCGCTCGGCCTGCAATACGGCGTGCCGCTCGAGGAATACGTGGAGGCCTTCACCTTCACGCGCTTCGAGCCGGCGGGCTTCGTCCAGGGCAACGAGCGCATCAAGAGCGCGACCTCGATCCTCGACTACGTGTTCCGCGAGCTCGCGGTCTCGTATCTCTCCCGCAACGACCTCGCCCATGTCGATCCGTCGGAAGCAGGCCCCACCACCATCGGCTCGGGCGAAGCCCAGTCGAAGGCGCCGGAGCCGGCGCCTGCCACGGCCATCGTCTCCCGCGGCTTCGTGCGCGGCAATTCCGACCGCCTCATGCTGATCCCCGGCGGTGGTGGCAGCGCCACTGGCATTGGTCAGCGCTCACCCGGTCTGACGGTCGGCGCGAACGCGCTCAAGGGCGAGCTCGCCCCGGCCGCCGCAGCCGTCGAGGAGACGGTGGGCGAAGCCGAGATGTCCAAGCTCGCCTTCGCCGCCCCGGCCCCGTCCATGGCCGACAAGCGCGCCGAGGCCAAGATGAAAGGCTATGTCGGCGAATCCTGCCCCGAATGCGCCAACTTCACGCTGGTGCGAAACGGGACGTGCTTGAAGTGCGATACGTGCGGTGGGACAACCGGGTGCTCTTGA
- a CDS encoding ComEC/Rec2 family competence protein: MRSITTRFRAYQLGCSGSSFSFFAGGHFTVLEARLTAQSRPSLVYEMQRCGLDGADTLHITSWDTDHCNHCELEDLLNLIHPAKIECPGYEPYSESAKKSLKTIENYRISRRFSNRGTEIRAITPAYISSLSKAEELAFRDTFYNPKWIDLNCANNNSTVKHFRGGSFNVLSLGDVEDHRISARLRRGRILKEQTDVMILAHHGADNGFTNKDFIARLRPKLAICSADYANQYDHPRQEIRDLLFDYGVRLMTTKTGDIIVKSIGDHTGHYRAINLKGNSKEISSSCDFRSKKAQLLSFNEDTIRQRMMPRPHYLNLR; this comes from the coding sequence ATGAGAAGCATCACAACCCGTTTCCGTGCGTATCAGTTGGGATGCTCGGGTTCGTCGTTCTCCTTCTTCGCGGGGGGACATTTCACCGTTTTGGAGGCACGCCTGACAGCGCAGAGCCGACCATCTCTCGTCTATGAGATGCAACGTTGCGGGTTGGACGGTGCCGATACATTGCATATAACGAGCTGGGACACCGACCACTGCAACCATTGTGAGCTTGAGGATCTCCTCAACCTCATCCACCCAGCCAAGATCGAGTGTCCCGGCTACGAACCCTACTCGGAGTCCGCCAAGAAGTCCTTGAAGACCATTGAAAACTACCGCATCAGCCGGCGCTTCTCCAATCGCGGGACAGAGATCCGCGCTATCACCCCGGCGTACATCTCAAGCCTCTCAAAGGCCGAAGAACTCGCCTTCCGGGATACCTTCTACAATCCGAAATGGATCGACCTGAATTGTGCGAACAACAACTCGACGGTGAAGCATTTTCGGGGAGGAAGCTTCAACGTTCTGAGCCTGGGCGATGTTGAGGATCACCGGATCTCAGCCCGTCTCAGACGGGGGCGGATCCTGAAAGAACAAACCGATGTAATGATCTTGGCCCACCACGGGGCCGACAATGGGTTTACCAATAAAGATTTCATAGCCCGGCTTCGTCCGAAGCTGGCTATCTGTTCCGCTGACTATGCCAATCAATATGACCACCCGCGTCAAGAGATACGGGATCTTCTCTTTGATTACGGCGTCCGTCTGATGACTACAAAGACCGGGGACATTATTGTTAAATCCATTGGTGACCACACAGGACACTACCGAGCCATCAATCTCAAAGGAAACTCGAAGGAAATTTCCTCAAGCTGTGATTTTAGATCAAAGAAGGCACAGCTCCTTTCTTTTAACGAGGATACCATCCGACAGAGGATGATGCCGCGACCTCACTATCTGAATCTCCGGTAG
- a CDS encoding ThiF family adenylyltransferase produces MAPQSLDDVFGPPLEIDALSHPRAIAVARLLRDGDTQGYRLIEARRALGGAEALIVRVHVDRPQQFVHPLKAVEPLALRFEAQDLPGVFSIREDFPPAPHSCTGSPSDPLYLCIDDRPWSEARLSWTPSDFLVRIQNWLAMTARGQLHGQDRAPYPLFASLGPIVVLPRSVLARVSEEPVGLSLYRVEAEAQREVLLATTGPVPKGFNRVPMMVLGLGVPPQHQGQIRFPPRTLGELVDLLSPLGVDLISELRKRIWAEMGQARDSAPISDRPLSARLGVIVAFPMQDEAGSTTAGTDLRGFFSRSTVAEIGESIGCLEKSPDGVYGRLLFSSSTGPLDHDLIPGELHIGYDRELATIVSGRESIDQRAVVMVGAGAVGSHVASFLAREGMFSWTVIDDDHFLPHNAVRHVLYPEAVGISKARALASTLDEILAVTDTRYVVANALGNGPRHEEVQAALASSELIFDASASITVSRHLSAGAPSAVRRMSFFFNPDGTDAVLLVEPADRQSTLRDLEAQHYGMVVQDPHLISHLRMTEERIAYSGACRQATNRMPETRVAALSAAIAMGVKEALDGDDGAVTVWRLADGGMHCIRAHAVKWHRFDVGGWSLSLSYDLKAVLESRRQQALPAETGGVLLGVVDMEARTIHVCSALDAPEDSKGDPAAFERGIAGLREKIGHASAETGGQLTYVGEWHSHPAGHPTTPSLTDLSQLGELARVLDMNGLPGVMAIVGDDGIRIHTAGLLGGDEPLVIINATGAVQ; encoded by the coding sequence ATGGCACCTCAATCTCTCGACGACGTTTTCGGCCCCCCTCTCGAAATCGATGCGCTGTCGCATCCCCGCGCGATTGCGGTCGCGCGGCTGCTCCGTGATGGTGACACACAGGGGTATCGTCTGATCGAGGCTCGGCGCGCTCTTGGGGGCGCTGAGGCTCTCATTGTCAGGGTGCATGTCGACCGGCCGCAGCAGTTCGTTCATCCCCTCAAGGCTGTCGAGCCTTTGGCGCTTCGCTTCGAGGCCCAGGACCTGCCTGGCGTGTTCTCGATCCGCGAGGATTTTCCGCCTGCGCCCCACTCGTGCACTGGCTCGCCGTCCGATCCACTGTACCTCTGCATTGATGACCGACCCTGGAGCGAAGCTCGGCTGAGTTGGACGCCAAGCGACTTCCTGGTTCGGATCCAGAATTGGCTCGCCATGACCGCGCGGGGCCAATTGCATGGACAGGATCGCGCTCCGTATCCGCTTTTTGCCAGTCTCGGCCCCATTGTTGTGCTTCCGCGCAGTGTGTTGGCGCGCGTCTCGGAGGAGCCGGTCGGGCTCTCCCTCTACCGGGTTGAAGCGGAGGCGCAGCGTGAGGTTCTCCTCGCGACCACAGGCCCAGTGCCGAAGGGCTTCAACCGGGTTCCCATGATGGTGCTTGGATTGGGTGTTCCCCCGCAGCATCAAGGGCAGATCAGGTTTCCACCCCGGACCTTGGGCGAGCTCGTCGACCTGCTCTCTCCGCTTGGGGTGGACCTCATCTCTGAACTCCGGAAACGGATCTGGGCCGAGATGGGGCAGGCACGGGATAGCGCTCCCATCAGCGATAGGCCTCTGAGTGCCAGGCTCGGCGTGATCGTCGCGTTCCCAATGCAGGACGAGGCGGGATCGACAACGGCTGGCACAGACCTCCGGGGCTTCTTCTCGCGCTCTACCGTCGCGGAAATCGGCGAAAGCATCGGCTGCTTGGAAAAATCACCTGACGGCGTTTATGGGCGGCTTCTCTTCTCCAGCTCGACCGGCCCGCTGGACCATGATCTGATCCCGGGCGAGCTGCACATCGGCTACGACCGCGAATTGGCGACCATCGTCTCAGGTCGAGAGAGCATTGACCAACGCGCCGTGGTGATGGTTGGCGCGGGCGCCGTCGGCTCGCACGTTGCCAGCTTCCTCGCGCGAGAGGGGATGTTCTCCTGGACCGTGATCGACGACGATCACTTCCTCCCCCACAACGCCGTGCGCCACGTCCTTTACCCAGAGGCCGTCGGAATTTCGAAGGCTCGGGCTCTTGCATCGACCCTCGACGAGATCCTCGCCGTCACCGACACCCGTTACGTCGTAGCTAACGCGCTGGGCAACGGGCCGAGGCATGAGGAGGTTCAAGCGGCGCTCGCCTCCTCCGAACTGATCTTCGATGCTTCCGCATCAATAACTGTCAGCCGGCATCTCTCTGCAGGCGCTCCATCTGCCGTTCGCCGCATGTCGTTCTTTTTCAACCCGGATGGGACCGACGCCGTCCTCCTTGTGGAGCCCGCTGATCGCCAATCCACCCTGCGCGACTTGGAAGCCCAGCACTATGGAATGGTCGTGCAGGATCCGCACCTCATCAGTCACTTGCGGATGACGGAGGAGCGCATCGCCTATTCCGGAGCGTGCCGACAAGCCACGAACCGGATGCCCGAGACGCGTGTCGCAGCGCTCTCGGCAGCAATCGCCATGGGGGTCAAGGAAGCCCTCGACGGCGACGATGGGGCCGTCACAGTCTGGCGCCTTGCGGACGGCGGGATGCATTGCATCCGAGCTCACGCCGTCAAGTGGCATCGGTTCGATGTGGGAGGTTGGAGCCTGTCGCTTTCCTATGACCTGAAGGCCGTGCTCGAAAGCCGTCGGCAGCAAGCGCTCCCGGCCGAAACCGGGGGCGTCCTGCTTGGTGTCGTCGACATGGAGGCCCGCACGATCCACGTGTGCTCGGCACTGGACGCCCCCGAGGACAGCAAGGGAGACCCGGCCGCATTCGAGCGCGGCATCGCCGGCCTTCGCGAGAAGATCGGCCACGCCTCTGCGGAAACCGGAGGTCAGCTCACTTATGTGGGCGAGTGGCACTCCCACCCCGCAGGTCACCCCACAACCCCAAGCCTGACGGACCTCTCCCAACTTGGTGAACTGGCCCGCGTTCTCGACATGAACGGGCTGCCCGGCGTCATGGCCATCGTCGGAGACGACGGTATCCGGATCCATACGGCCGGCCTGCTCGGTGGCGACGAGCCCTTGGTCATCATCAATGCCACCGGAGCAGTGCAATGA